In Fibrobacter sp. UWH4, a single genomic region encodes these proteins:
- the proC gene encoding pyrroline-5-carboxylate reductase, which yields MSEKIFFAGTGNMGGAILRGLLKAGTNPSTIFFFDPSDKAAAEVTALGCVRVASFAEGINKADVTFLCVKPQIFKLVSAEWKAAAAAEKASKTFVSIMAGVTRKALIEVLGEKNQILRVMPNLPLTVGKGSVGLATDGVTEETLAIAEKIFGNIGVTCRVAESLMDAVTGLSGSAPAYVFEFIEGLTRGGVKAGLTRDVALKLALGTIEGSVELVKQSGKSPSDLCAMVCSPAGTTIAGINALEEGAFRSTLIKAVVAGTDRSKELGK from the coding sequence ATGTCAGAAAAAATCTTTTTCGCAGGCACCGGCAACATGGGCGGAGCAATTCTCCGCGGACTTTTGAAGGCCGGCACCAATCCTTCTACCATTTTCTTCTTTGACCCCTCCGATAAGGCAGCCGCCGAAGTCACCGCCCTCGGTTGCGTGCGTGTGGCAAGTTTTGCCGAAGGCATCAACAAGGCCGATGTCACCTTCCTTTGTGTGAAGCCGCAGATTTTCAAGCTGGTTTCCGCCGAATGGAAGGCCGCTGCAGCAGCCGAAAAAGCGTCGAAGACCTTCGTGAGCATCATGGCCGGCGTCACCCGCAAGGCCCTCATCGAAGTCCTCGGCGAAAAGAATCAGATTCTCCGCGTGATGCCGAACTTGCCGCTTACCGTCGGCAAGGGTTCCGTGGGCCTCGCTACCGACGGCGTGACCGAAGAAACGCTCGCCATCGCCGAAAAGATTTTCGGCAACATCGGCGTGACCTGCCGCGTTGCAGAATCCCTGATGGATGCCGTCACCGGTCTTTCGGGCAGTGCACCCGCTTACGTTTTCGAATTCATCGAAGGCCTCACCCGCGGTGGCGTGAAGGCTGGCCTCACCCGCGATGTGGCACTCAAGCTTGCGCTTGGCACCATCGAAGGTAGCGTTGAACTCGTGAAGCAGTCCGGCAAGAGCCCCAGCGACCTCTGCGCCATGGTCTGCTCCCCCGCAGGTACCACCATTGCAGGCATCAATGCCCTCGAAGAAGGAGCCTTCCGCAGCACGCTCATCAAGGCTGTTGTCGCAGGAACCGACCGCAGCAAGGAACTGGGAAAATAG
- the rho gene encoding transcription termination factor Rho: MAPTKKNLKETHLADQESTGIDVPAEVQGNIELAPAEVAKPKRGRPSTKTAKAEGNDEKKPKKIKKIPEQEAVATGEEMIITDNAPVEPVTTEIKNTNETAPSEANIQNAPVENQASMPAENQGEDQNNGATENQGIAADASQGDQGNGQQKFQNQQNRQFNKFNNKNNRRFDKNNRQNQRFQPEEEDTTPLPEPDSEAWNKARECWSKYRKMTMSDLQELAAQKENLDFRRYRKQSLGLLLQSLENENNIVYAEGLLEVTPQGHGFLRNTEFNYQQGPDDVYVSQNLIRKLGLKIGDTVAGLARPPRDQNDKYYALRRVDKVNFEDPEKIKRRVAFEYLTPIHPNEKIQLEWDPEELSTRVMDLFSPIGKGQRSIILAPPRTGKTILLQNMTRAIAKNHPEIIIIVLLIDERPEEVTEMREIIGKLVEANPNLRAEVVASTFDEPPDHHARVATMVLEKAKRLVEQQKDVVVLLDSITRFARANNVVIPHSGKILSGGVDANAMQFPKKFFGAARKIADKLGDFQKDSNGQVVHTITGEPVREIIQKNGSLTIIGTALIETGSRMDEVIFEEFKGTGNMELVLDRRLAEKRTWPAIDIFKSGTRKEDRLLSLYEQDIIWKFRQGAQNDTENGIMDKLIKMMKQNKTNAELLEFLKKAKDSLR; the protein is encoded by the coding sequence GTGGCTCCAACAAAAAAGAATCTTAAAGAAACTCATCTTGCAGATCAAGAATCCACCGGCATCGATGTTCCGGCAGAAGTGCAGGGTAACATCGAACTAGCTCCCGCCGAAGTCGCAAAGCCCAAGCGCGGCAGGCCCTCGACCAAGACCGCCAAGGCAGAAGGCAACGACGAAAAGAAACCGAAGAAAATCAAGAAGATTCCTGAGCAAGAAGCAGTCGCTACAGGCGAAGAAATGATTATTACGGACAACGCCCCTGTAGAACCCGTCACGACAGAAATTAAAAACACCAACGAAACCGCTCCCTCCGAAGCAAACATCCAGAACGCGCCCGTCGAAAATCAAGCCAGCATGCCCGCCGAAAACCAGGGCGAAGACCAGAACAACGGAGCCACCGAAAATCAGGGCATCGCGGCCGATGCAAGCCAGGGCGACCAGGGGAACGGCCAGCAGAAGTTCCAGAACCAGCAGAACCGCCAGTTCAACAAGTTCAACAACAAGAACAACCGCCGTTTCGACAAGAACAACCGACAGAATCAGAGATTCCAGCCCGAAGAAGAAGACACGACTCCGCTCCCCGAACCGGACTCCGAAGCCTGGAACAAGGCTCGTGAATGCTGGAGCAAGTACCGCAAGATGACCATGAGCGACTTGCAGGAACTCGCCGCGCAAAAGGAAAATCTTGACTTTAGGCGTTACCGCAAGCAGTCCCTGGGTCTCTTGTTGCAGAGCCTCGAAAACGAGAACAACATCGTTTACGCCGAAGGCCTCCTGGAAGTCACCCCGCAAGGCCACGGATTCCTGCGCAACACCGAATTCAACTACCAGCAGGGACCGGACGACGTTTACGTAAGCCAGAACCTGATCCGCAAGCTCGGACTCAAAATCGGCGATACCGTTGCCGGTCTCGCCCGTCCGCCGCGCGACCAGAACGACAAGTACTACGCACTCCGCCGTGTAGACAAAGTAAATTTTGAAGATCCCGAAAAAATCAAGCGTCGCGTTGCTTTTGAATACTTAACCCCGATTCACCCGAACGAAAAGATTCAGCTGGAATGGGATCCCGAAGAATTAAGCACCCGCGTCATGGACTTGTTCTCCCCCATCGGTAAGGGTCAGCGCAGTATTATTCTCGCACCTCCGCGTACCGGTAAGACGATCCTGTTGCAGAACATGACTCGCGCGATTGCCAAGAACCACCCCGAAATCATCATCATCGTACTTCTGATTGACGAACGTCCTGAAGAAGTGACCGAAATGCGTGAAATCATCGGCAAACTGGTCGAAGCAAACCCGAACCTGCGCGCCGAAGTGGTGGCATCCACCTTCGATGAACCGCCTGACCATCACGCCCGCGTAGCCACCATGGTGCTCGAAAAAGCCAAGCGCCTCGTGGAGCAGCAGAAGGACGTGGTTGTCTTGCTCGATTCCATTACCCGTTTTGCCCGCGCAAACAACGTGGTGATTCCGCACTCCGGCAAGATCCTTTCGGGCGGTGTGGACGCGAACGCCATGCAGTTCCCGAAAAAATTCTTCGGTGCAGCCCGTAAGATTGCCGACAAACTCGGAGACTTCCAAAAGGATTCTAACGGACAGGTCGTTCACACCATTACTGGCGAACCGGTCCGCGAAATCATCCAGAAGAACGGTTCCCTCACCATTATCGGCACCGCCCTGATTGAAACGGGCAGCCGCATGGACGAAGTGATTTTCGAAGAATTCAAGGGCACGGGTAACATGGAACTGGTGCTTGACCGCCGCCTGGCCGAAAAGCGCACCTGGCCCGCCATTGATATTTTCAAGTCCGGCACCCGTAAAGAAGACCGTTTGCTCTCCCTTTACGAGCAGGATATTATTTGGAAATTCCGTCAGGGCGCCCAGAACGATACTGAAAACGGCATTATGGACAAACTCATCAAGATGATGAAGCAAAACAAGACCAATGCCGAATTGCTCGAATTTTTAAAGAAGGCCAAGGACAGCCTCCGTTAA